One genomic window of Methanospirillum lacunae includes the following:
- a CDS encoding uroporphyrinogen decarboxylase/cobalamine-independent methonine synthase family protein: MADFLKSPCSIASGVGSLPHTDPVQAVDDILRLCPSMPYAPTLPNISPFEAIIWHDSEFLPGRVVQGNKLYVDRSLDFSLEMERVYLDFMEQNVDRYAASPGYAAGYFEMANRDLSQVWCVKCQITGPVTFGLTISDQDRRPLAYDGQYFDMLTKMLALRARWYEVLMQKTGARQTLVVIDEPYLAALGSSVMQLTPEMIASVFEDIGSLIEGGIGVHCCSNTDWGLLMSFKPAVISLDAYGTAREFLLYRNQIRSYLESGGIIAWGIVPAELDKFNLETTESLWQRYLSIRNELEPVVGKALFDIQAVITPSCGLRLADVPGAIRIMETVAEISKRARSL; the protein is encoded by the coding sequence ATGGCAGATTTTTTGAAGTCTCCATGCAGCATCGCATCAGGAGTCGGTTCCCTTCCTCATACAGATCCTGTCCAGGCTGTTGATGATATTCTCAGGCTCTGTCCCTCAATGCCATACGCCCCGACCCTTCCGAACATCTCCCCGTTTGAAGCAATCATCTGGCACGACTCAGAGTTTTTGCCAGGCAGGGTCGTTCAAGGAAACAAGCTCTATGTGGATCGATCCCTGGATTTCTCGCTTGAGATGGAGCGGGTGTACCTTGATTTCATGGAGCAGAATGTTGATCGGTACGCTGCATCACCCGGGTACGCAGCTGGTTACTTTGAGATGGCTAACCGTGATCTCTCACAGGTCTGGTGTGTCAAATGTCAGATTACGGGTCCGGTTACATTCGGGCTTACCATCTCTGATCAGGATCGCCGTCCGCTTGCATATGATGGCCAGTACTTTGACATGCTCACCAAGATGCTGGCTCTGCGGGCACGGTGGTATGAGGTGCTGATGCAAAAGACCGGTGCCCGGCAGACACTGGTGGTTATTGACGAACCGTACCTCGCTGCCCTTGGATCGTCAGTAATGCAGCTCACCCCGGAGATGATTGCATCAGTCTTTGAGGATATCGGCTCTCTCATCGAAGGCGGCATCGGTGTTCACTGTTGTTCAAACACTGACTGGGGGCTCCTCATGTCCTTTAAACCGGCAGTCATCTCGCTTGATGCATACGGTACTGCCAGGGAATTCCTTCTCTACCGTAACCAGATCAGATCGTATCTTGAATCTGGAGGAATCATTGCCTGGGGAATTGTTCCTGCTGAACTCGATAAGTTCAACCTGGAGACGACTGAATCTCTCTGGCAACGGTACCTCTCGATCAGAAACGAGCTTGAACCCGTGGTTGGGAAAGCACTCTTTGATATACAGGCTGTTATCACCCCGAGCTGCGGTCTACGTCTTGCTGATGTACCGGGTGCTATCAGGATCATGGAAACCGTTGCTGAGATCTCAAAGCGTGCACGGAGTCTATAA
- a CDS encoding tetratricopeptide repeat protein, producing MISRPLFTAVLLFILITPFLVQAVVDPLSQADDAYNNGEYERAIRWYDEALSTNPNDQDAVMGRLRSLAALSRWDEVMNGINRFNLTSLDTGEVSILRAEAAVKTGNPKEALNILNNTTDLNRTEEVRIRSTALIALDQSEEAASLIRNMEANGPLDPRLSLLMGTILIKKGNVSASLPYLEESYLALPHDPDPSIYLADAVTSLGMYEEALDFANSAAFLNQSDPGTWVTIAYLNSRLGRYDEAIEALEHPLAVKPDDPQLLNAKAYALYLSGHGSEGRILAEEVLRQHPGNPGAMDTLGCILLSEGNVKEATDYFEQAAEYFPKDPEVLSHLAEAYHLQGLDIKAEDLYQRSIRIDGSSGRAWKGYSEVLMSLERYPEAASAIAEAFTYYPKNKELIAWEEKADKVLVDWYLKEEAANTTSSHE from the coding sequence ATGATAAGTCGTCCCCTCTTCACTGCAGTACTTCTGTTCATCTTAATCACTCCGTTTCTGGTTCAGGCGGTAGTTGATCCTCTCTCCCAGGCAGATGATGCCTATAATAATGGGGAGTACGAGCGTGCGATCCGGTGGTATGACGAAGCCCTCTCTACCAATCCAAACGATCAGGATGCTGTGATGGGGAGACTCAGATCTCTTGCAGCTCTCTCCAGGTGGGACGAAGTTATGAACGGGATTAACCGGTTCAATCTTACCTCATTAGATACAGGGGAGGTCTCTATTCTTCGGGCTGAAGCAGCGGTTAAAACTGGGAATCCAAAAGAGGCCCTGAATATCCTGAACAATACAACAGATCTGAATCGAACCGAAGAGGTGCGAATACGATCAACCGCACTTATCGCCCTGGATCAAAGTGAAGAAGCAGCCTCACTTATCAGAAATATGGAAGCCAATGGGCCTCTTGATCCCCGTCTTTCTCTCCTCATGGGAACCATCCTGATCAAGAAAGGGAATGTGAGTGCATCTCTTCCTTACCTTGAAGAATCGTATCTGGCCCTTCCACATGATCCTGATCCTTCGATCTATCTTGCAGATGCAGTAACATCCCTGGGAATGTACGAAGAGGCCCTGGATTTTGCTAATTCTGCAGCGTTTCTCAACCAGAGTGATCCAGGTACCTGGGTGACTATTGCGTACCTGAACAGCCGGCTTGGCAGATATGATGAAGCAATCGAAGCACTTGAACATCCGCTTGCAGTAAAGCCTGATGATCCGCAGCTTCTCAATGCAAAAGCGTATGCTCTTTATCTGAGTGGGCATGGAAGTGAAGGTCGCATTCTCGCTGAGGAGGTCCTCAGACAGCATCCTGGAAATCCGGGAGCCATGGATACACTAGGGTGTATCCTGCTTTCTGAAGGAAATGTAAAAGAGGCAACTGATTACTTTGAGCAGGCAGCTGAATACTTCCCTAAAGATCCAGAGGTACTCTCCCATCTTGCAGAAGCATACCATCTACAGGGACTGGATATCAAAGCTGAAGATCTCTATCAGCGTTCTATCAGGATCGATGGGTCCTCCGGACGAGCATGGAAGGGATACAGCGAGGTTCTCATGTCGCTGGAGCGGTACCCGGAAGCAGCCTCTGCTATCGCCGAAGCTTTTACATATTATCCAAAAAACAAAGAACTCATCGCCTGGGAAGAAAAGGCTGACAAAGTTCTTGTTGACTGGTATCTCAAAGAAGAGGCAGCAAACACCACCTCAAGCCATGAATGA
- the acsC gene encoding acetyl-CoA decarbonylase/synthase complex subunit gamma, translating to MALKALDIYKLLPKKNCKECGDPTCLTFAMKLAQGKAEPDLCPYLDEEAKNILGASTRPPIQKVTVGMGTLSFTVGDEFVFYRHEKTFYHQPGILYAVSDTESDDRIREVISQVRGCKVTRIGIDLLLNGIAISADSGSSERFVAAISTVVSGNPDLPLVLMASEPAIMEAGLAVCGNYLPLIRGAGDKNIEEFCSLAKKYGAPLVVSGSDLQRLAANVTRCTGLGVTQMMLDLSGTEGEFVRTSTLVRQTALARSVPGLGYPVFLDARTTGFSGLITGIVKFASVIVVNPLSRTEMQAALVMRQNIYTDPQKPIQMTPGLYRVGTPGRDDPVFLTVNFSLTYFTLQGYLESTRRSCWLLIVDTEGMSVLTAVAAGKLSESVVKDAIEKFAVADEVNNKTIIIPGYASPLSGRIEEYTGWKVIVGPRDAAEIASFIEEELK from the coding sequence ATGGCACTCAAGGCCCTTGACATCTACAAACTACTCCCCAAAAAGAATTGTAAAGAGTGCGGGGATCCGACATGCCTCACCTTTGCAATGAAACTGGCTCAGGGAAAAGCCGAACCTGATCTCTGTCCCTACCTTGACGAAGAGGCGAAGAACATCCTTGGTGCCTCGACCCGGCCACCGATCCAGAAAGTGACGGTTGGCATGGGAACCCTCTCGTTCACAGTCGGTGATGAGTTTGTATTCTACCGGCACGAAAAGACGTTCTATCATCAGCCTGGAATATTGTATGCCGTATCTGACACCGAATCAGACGACCGGATAAGGGAGGTTATCTCCCAGGTCAGGGGATGTAAGGTAACGAGGATTGGCATTGACCTTCTGCTGAACGGGATTGCAATATCGGCTGATTCCGGTTCATCTGAGCGGTTTGTCGCGGCTATTTCAACGGTGGTGTCCGGAAACCCTGATCTCCCCCTGGTTTTGATGGCTTCTGAACCTGCGATCATGGAAGCAGGTCTTGCAGTCTGCGGCAATTACCTTCCGCTCATCAGGGGGGCAGGAGATAAGAACATCGAAGAGTTCTGTTCATTAGCAAAGAAGTATGGGGCTCCGCTTGTGGTCTCCGGGAGCGACCTGCAGAGGTTAGCAGCTAATGTAACCCGGTGTACCGGGCTTGGTGTCACCCAGATGATGTTGGATCTCTCTGGAACTGAAGGAGAGTTTGTCAGGACCTCAACTCTTGTTCGCCAGACAGCCCTAGCTAGATCTGTCCCGGGTCTTGGCTACCCGGTGTTTCTTGACGCACGGACAACCGGTTTCTCCGGCCTTATTACCGGGATTGTGAAGTTTGCCTCTGTAATTGTTGTTAACCCACTCTCCCGGACCGAGATGCAGGCTGCTCTTGTGATGCGACAGAACATCTACACAGATCCGCAGAAACCTATCCAGATGACACCCGGGCTCTACCGGGTTGGAACACCGGGACGTGATGATCCGGTTTTCCTTACTGTCAACTTCTCTCTTACCTACTTCACTCTGCAGGGATATCTTGAATCAACCCGTCGTTCCTGCTGGCTCCTGATCGTAGACACAGAGGGAATGTCGGTTCTGACCGCGGTTGCAGCCGGGAAACTGAGTGAGTCGGTTGTCAAGGATGCGATTGAAAAGTTTGCGGTTGCAGACGAAGTGAACAACAAGACCATCATCATCCCTGGGTATGCATCCCCGCTATCTGGAAGGATAGAGGAGTATACCGGGTGGAAAGTCATCGTCGGTCCCCGTGATGCGGCAGAGATAGCATCGTTCATCGAGGAGGAGCTGAAGTAA
- a CDS encoding ASKHA domain-containing protein codes for MPIVTFLPGFRKVEVSTSDSLMTAAQKAGLAINAVCGGVGKCGKCVMFHKSGRIRFDTERFREFFSQEERDAGAILSCEAYPEDDCQIMVPERTLIQSQQILMNVMGQETVLNPSIRKYYVQVQPPTLATPTSDLYRLLDAISGLDGPTSKQVYVPLEILRVIPSMLRDSGWKVTATIARLPAGYRMIEIEKGDTSSQLYGAAVDLGTTTVVAFLRDLNTGQVIGVGSAYNKQISCGEDILSRVNYSKRKGLGRLQELAVDSINAAITLAANNAGVDRDDICEVVIAGNTIMTHMLLAIDPSYMIEEPYVPVVRRSLTASAGRVGLSIKPEGSVFIFPAVSDFIGGDIVADIVASGMAESPDISLLIDIGTNFEVVLGNNEWMFACAGAAGPALEGGEVLFGMRANPGAIEKVSIDPATLDLRCETINGKKPVGICGSGLIDVLAELLRSCVIDRTGRINTTISHPRIRQGEYFPEFVLAWKDETGIGKDIVVTENDIKNLIMSKASTLAACIILMNQAGITREDIKNLYFAGGFGNYINKDNAITVGLIPEVPVDRIINLGNGAAEGANIALINRKMRKFVDDIAYRIGYVELNAEPTFMDEYTKGTFLPHTDLTLFPMVEKSLELCRLRVEAK; via the coding sequence ATGCCTATCGTTACCTTTCTTCCAGGGTTCAGGAAAGTAGAAGTATCTACATCCGACTCTCTCATGACTGCGGCCCAGAAAGCCGGCCTTGCCATCAATGCAGTCTGTGGCGGTGTAGGAAAGTGTGGAAAGTGCGTAATGTTCCACAAGTCAGGTAGAATCAGATTTGACACTGAACGGTTTAGGGAGTTCTTCAGCCAGGAAGAGAGAGATGCCGGGGCTATCCTCTCGTGCGAAGCATATCCGGAGGATGACTGTCAGATCATGGTCCCTGAACGGACACTGATCCAGAGTCAGCAGATTCTCATGAATGTGATGGGTCAGGAGACTGTGCTCAACCCGTCAATCAGGAAATATTACGTGCAGGTCCAACCTCCGACCCTTGCCACACCAACCTCTGATCTCTACCGGCTTTTAGATGCAATATCCGGTTTAGATGGTCCAACAAGTAAACAGGTCTATGTGCCGCTGGAGATTCTCCGGGTAATTCCCTCAATGCTCAGGGACAGCGGATGGAAGGTCACTGCAACGATCGCCAGGCTCCCTGCAGGATATAGGATGATCGAGATCGAGAAGGGTGATACTTCCAGCCAGTTGTATGGGGCTGCTGTGGATCTCGGAACCACCACTGTGGTTGCGTTTCTTCGCGATCTTAATACCGGCCAGGTGATCGGTGTTGGCTCTGCCTATAACAAGCAGATCTCCTGTGGTGAGGACATCCTCTCGCGGGTAAACTACAGTAAGAGGAAAGGACTTGGACGGCTCCAGGAACTGGCGGTTGACTCAATAAACGCTGCAATAACCCTGGCAGCGAACAATGCCGGAGTCGACAGAGACGACATCTGCGAGGTTGTGATTGCGGGAAACACCATCATGACCCACATGCTCCTTGCGATCGATCCCTCATACATGATCGAGGAGCCATATGTTCCGGTGGTCAGACGTTCACTTACTGCTTCAGCCGGACGGGTCGGTCTTTCGATAAAACCTGAAGGCAGTGTTTTCATCTTCCCTGCTGTCAGCGACTTCATCGGCGGGGATATTGTAGCTGATATTGTGGCATCAGGGATGGCAGAGAGTCCTGATATCTCCCTGCTGATAGATATCGGCACTAACTTTGAGGTTGTACTTGGCAACAACGAGTGGATGTTTGCCTGTGCAGGAGCAGCAGGCCCGGCACTTGAGGGTGGAGAGGTTCTCTTTGGGATGAGGGCAAATCCCGGAGCTATAGAGAAGGTATCGATTGATCCTGCAACCCTTGATCTGAGGTGCGAGACTATCAACGGAAAGAAACCAGTGGGCATCTGCGGTTCAGGACTTATTGATGTGTTGGCAGAACTCCTGCGGTCCTGTGTAATTGACAGGACCGGGAGGATCAACACCACCATCAGCCATCCCCGCATACGTCAGGGTGAATACTTCCCTGAATTTGTGCTTGCCTGGAAGGACGAAACCGGTATCGGGAAAGATATCGTGGTGACAGAGAATGACATCAAGAACCTGATTATGAGCAAAGCCTCAACGCTTGCTGCATGTATTATCCTGATGAACCAGGCTGGAATAACCCGGGAGGATATCAAGAACCTTTACTTTGCAGGTGGGTTTGGGAACTACATCAACAAGGATAATGCGATTACTGTCGGGCTGATTCCCGAAGTGCCGGTAGATCGAATCATCAACCTTGGAAATGGGGCAGCAGAAGGGGCCAATATCGCTTTGATCAACAGGAAGATGCGAAAATTTGTTGACGACATCGCATACCGGATAGGGTATGTCGAGCTCAATGCAGAACCGACTTTCATGGATGAATACACAAAGGGGACATTTCTGCCCCACACCGATCTCACGCTCTTCCCCATGGTTGAGAAGAGCCTTGAGCTCTGTCGTCTCCGTGTAGAGGCTAAATAA